One Bacteroidota bacterium genomic window carries:
- a CDS encoding outer membrane beta-barrel protein, whose translation MYKLFLTIQTAVEIMRMHFKNLLAILFLGLLLATQNADAQRWKLMRYHVGAGFGPTQVFGDIGGAADENNWYGLKDLSIDETSLAYHINAGFKIDNRFAVKSNLTYASGKGSDAGTPNERGRSYKVNFIEFSGQAEYYFLSEDPRLRSAAVFDKKGMINNFSTISAYGFAGLGLTYSMASHEKGTYMPDADSYKETNLAPVIPFGVGVKYVIDKRWFIGAEFGYRWAMNDYIEGYSQLKGSKHNDMYYFLLLTANYRIKTSRRGIPTILDRKVRYSL comes from the coding sequence GTGTATAAACTATTTTTAACCATTCAAACTGCCGTTGAAATTATGCGCATGCATTTTAAAAACCTATTGGCGATTTTATTTTTAGGCTTGTTATTGGCTACTCAAAATGCCGATGCACAGCGTTGGAAGCTTATGCGCTATCATGTAGGTGCAGGTTTTGGCCCCACACAAGTTTTTGGAGATATAGGAGGAGCTGCTGACGAAAACAACTGGTATGGTTTAAAAGACCTTAGTATAGACGAAACCAGTTTAGCCTATCATATCAATGCGGGATTTAAAATCGATAATCGTTTCGCAGTCAAATCGAACCTGACCTATGCCAGCGGCAAAGGCTCTGATGCAGGAACACCCAACGAACGTGGGCGGAGCTATAAGGTGAATTTTATTGAATTCAGTGGCCAGGCCGAATATTATTTTCTTTCCGAAGATCCTCGCTTGCGCAGTGCAGCGGTGTTCGACAAAAAGGGGATGATAAATAACTTTTCTACTATCAGCGCTTATGGTTTTGCAGGTTTGGGTCTTACTTATTCCATGGCCAGCCACGAAAAAGGAACATACATGCCCGATGCCGACAGCTACAAAGAAACAAACCTCGCACCTGTAATACCCTTTGGTGTTGGCGTAAAGTATGTAATCGACAAGCGTTGGTTTATCGGAGCCGAGTTTGGATACCGCTGGGCGATGAACGATTATATCGAAGGCTATAGCCAGTTAAAAGGCTCCAAACACAACGATATGTATTATTTCTTGTTATTGACTGCCAACTACCGCATAAAAACAAGCCGCAGGGGTATACCTACCATACTGGACCGAAAAGTAAGATATAGTTTGTAA
- a CDS encoding NAD kinase, whose translation MKIALFGKQYEPSFHQTICELLQRLQHNGVEISVYEPFYQFILQHDKGLNIPCSLFSRPEESPNEVDFFISIGGDGTFLESMLYLKSSTIPVIGLNSGRLGFLANISKDEISKALDCILNGEYKIEYRSLLRVESEMELFGGYNFALNEVTIQKNDSSLISIDAWLDDEFLNTYWTDGLIVATPTGSTAYSLSVGGPVVVPGSDNFIIAPIASHNLTVRPIVFHDSTLIRLNVKTRGNSFLVTVDNRIQKMTSDQASIIVRKSKFELQMLRLPFNNYYSTLRNKLMWGADKRNYAG comes from the coding sequence ATTGCTCCAAAGATTGCAGCACAACGGAGTTGAAATTTCAGTTTACGAACCCTTTTATCAATTTATCTTACAGCACGACAAGGGTTTGAATATACCTTGCTCTTTATTTTCCAGGCCTGAAGAGTCTCCGAATGAAGTTGATTTTTTTATCAGTATTGGAGGCGATGGTACTTTTCTTGAAAGTATGCTCTACCTGAAAAGTTCTACCATTCCGGTAATCGGGCTTAATTCCGGCCGGTTGGGTTTTCTTGCCAACATTAGTAAAGACGAGATTAGCAAAGCCCTCGATTGTATTTTAAATGGCGAATATAAAATAGAATACCGAAGTTTACTGAGGGTTGAATCGGAAATGGAATTATTTGGCGGCTATAATTTTGCCCTCAACGAGGTCACCATCCAGAAAAACGACTCCTCGCTTATTTCTATCGATGCATGGCTCGACGATGAGTTTTTAAACACCTACTGGACCGACGGCCTTATTGTTGCAACACCTACCGGATCAACAGCTTATTCATTAAGTGTGGGCGGTCCTGTTGTAGTGCCAGGTTCAGATAACTTCATTATTGCACCCATTGCCTCGCACAACCTTACAGTGAGGCCTATAGTGTTTCACGACAGCACACTTATAAGGCTGAATGTAAAAACCCGGGGAAATTCGTTTCTGGTTACGGTGGACAATCGTATACAAAAAATGACCTCAGACCAGGCAAGCATAATAGTGCGTAAATCGAAATTCGAATTGCAAATGTTACGTTTGCCCTTTAATAATTACTATTCAACCCTGCGTAACAAGCTGATGTGGGGAGCCGACAAGCGCAATTATGCAGGTTAA
- a CDS encoding OmpH family outer membrane protein, with translation MKTTTKIIAVLSCLLLAHSVSAQKLAHINSQELLVSMPETDSAQKQLEKIAMEHDLALEEMSVEFNKKMEDYNAKYNEMSDLVKASKEAELQDLQKRVQAFQQTAEQDLQNQRMKLFQPIQEKAVKAVNDVSKEKGFTYVFDTATGVVVYMGDDAVDILPLVKAKLGIN, from the coding sequence ATGAAAACAACAACGAAAATTATTGCCGTCCTTTCCTGTCTTTTATTGGCTCACTCTGTGAGTGCACAGAAACTTGCACACATTAACAGCCAGGAGTTATTGGTTTCTATGCCAGAGACTGATAGTGCACAAAAGCAATTGGAAAAGATTGCCATGGAACATGATCTTGCGCTTGAAGAAATGTCGGTAGAGTTCAACAAAAAGATGGAAGACTATAATGCCAAATACAACGAAATGAGTGATTTGGTAAAGGCCAGCAAGGAAGCCGAACTTCAGGATTTACAAAAACGCGTGCAGGCTTTTCAGCAAACCGCCGAGCAGGATCTGCAAAATCAACGGATGAAGCTTTTTCAACCTATACAGGAGAAAGCTGTTAAAGCAGTGAACGATGTATCGAAAGAAAAAGGTTTCACCTATGTGTTCGATACTGCCACCGGAGTGGTTGTATACATGGGCGACGATGCAGTGGATATTCTGCCCCTCGTGAAAGCAAAGCTTGGCATTAATTAA
- a CDS encoding glutamate racemase — MSDKRPIGIFDSGVGGLTVANAIRHALPNENLIYYGDTSHLPYGDKSPETISHYSKGITRFLLEQDCKVIVIACNTASANAYKVVCQTAGENIPVLNVIDPIIREVTQNSGYKHIGVIGTKSTINSRTYEKKISDLSKTVLVSSMATPLFVPMIEEGFIFDDISNAIIRNYLSRHEIAGIDSLILGCTHYPIIRNQINKFYNFGIDIIDSSRIVAQSLHQLLRENNLLNLETIPAQRKFYVSDVTKSFRIISKMFFEEDVDLELNNIWD, encoded by the coding sequence ATGAGCGACAAACGTCCTATTGGTATATTCGATTCGGGAGTTGGAGGTTTAACAGTGGCCAATGCCATACGGCATGCCTTGCCCAACGAGAACCTTATTTATTATGGCGATACTTCGCACTTGCCCTATGGCGACAAATCACCCGAAACCATTAGCCATTATTCGAAAGGCATTACCCGTTTTCTGCTCGAACAAGATTGCAAAGTCATTGTAATTGCCTGCAACACGGCTTCTGCCAACGCTTACAAGGTGGTATGCCAAACGGCCGGCGAGAATATTCCGGTGCTGAATGTGATTGATCCAATAATTCGTGAGGTCACTCAAAACTCCGGATACAAACATATTGGGGTAATAGGCACAAAAAGCACCATCAACAGCCGCACTTATGAAAAAAAGATTTCGGATTTAAGCAAAACCGTGCTGGTATCGTCAATGGCTACACCCTTGTTTGTTCCCATGATTGAGGAAGGATTTATTTTTGACGACATTAGCAATGCCATTATCCGCAATTACCTGTCGCGGCATGAAATAGCCGGAATCGATTCACTGATACTGGGTTGCACCCACTACCCCATTATTCGCAACCAGATTAATAAGTTTTACAATTTTGGAATCGATATCATCGACTCTTCGCGCATTGTGGCCCAAAGCCTTCATCAGCTGCTTCGGGAAAATAATCTATTGAACTTAGAAACAATTCCGGCACAAAGGAAGTTCTATGTTTCCGATGTAACCAAATCTTTCCGGATTATTTCCAAAATGTTTTTCGAAGAAGACGTCGACCTTGAACTCAACAACATCTGGGACTAA
- a CDS encoding outer membrane beta-barrel protein, whose translation MKRYLFTIVFIVLTASAFSQRKSDIGIYGGATFYLGEVNPEKIFYNPGYTFGALYRYNFNPRYSLRIKAAYAHMSGSDNDFDKVVVGRNPTTFSTGLINLASQVEFNFIPYLTGDKNYDWTPYVFGGAGYSVILSSSATTNVSANSHLVIPFGAGAKINFTSRLSGGVEWTFNKTFTDRIDGVIPPTGTSTLSKNDWYNFAGLFITYKFFKFAADCPVYD comes from the coding sequence ATGAAAAGATATTTGTTTACCATTGTTTTTATTGTCTTGACAGCCAGTGCTTTTTCTCAAAGGAAGTCGGATATAGGTATTTATGGAGGAGCTACATTTTACCTTGGCGAAGTGAATCCGGAAAAGATTTTTTATAACCCCGGTTATACCTTTGGCGCGCTTTATAGGTACAATTTCAACCCAAGATATTCTCTTCGTATTAAAGCAGCCTATGCACACATGAGTGGCAGCGACAACGATTTTGATAAAGTTGTTGTAGGACGCAACCCTACGACCTTTTCAACCGGATTGATTAACCTGGCCTCTCAGGTAGAATTTAATTTTATCCCCTACCTCACTGGCGATAAGAATTACGACTGGACCCCTTATGTATTCGGGGGTGCCGGCTATTCGGTAATTTTATCCAGTTCAGCTACTACCAATGTTTCGGCGAACAGCCACTTGGTGATACCCTTTGGTGCAGGAGCCAAAATAAACTTTACTTCCAGACTGAGTGGTGGGGTGGAATGGACTTTCAACAAAACCTTTACAGACCGTATCGATGGCGTAATTCCACCCACCGGAACTTCAACTTTAAGTAAAAACGACTGGTATAATTTCGCGGGGCTTTTTATTACCTATAAGTTTTTTAAATTTGCAGCCGATTGTCCGGTATACGATTAG
- a CDS encoding histidine--tRNA ligase, whose translation MQKPSIPKGTRDFGPSEMVKRNYIFDSIKSVFQLYGYLPIETPAMENLDTLLGKYGEEGDKLLFKILNSGDYLKSTTDVDFEKKELNALALKLCEKGLRYDLTVPFARFVVQHQNEITFPFKRYQIQPVWRADRPQKGRYREFYQCDADVIGSDSLLNEVELISIIDTVFNRLGISTTIKVNNRKILAGIAEYLQANHLLTDITVAIDKIDKIGLEAVNAELESKGLSGDVIRKLRPVLLLKGSNQEKLAQLHTILSGSETGLQGIEEVNTLFSFLSHAPVKTPIELDLTLARGLNYYTGAIFEVKANDVAIGSICGGGRYDDLTGIFGLKDISGVGISFGADRIYDVMNQLNGFPAETAAGTRIMLVNFGEAEQNYCLKVLKLLRESNISAELYPESAKLKKQLSYANDKQIPWVLLAGQKEIESGRLTLKNMALGEQFELSLNEIVNKLVAES comes from the coding sequence ATGCAGAAACCTTCCATTCCGAAAGGAACCCGCGACTTTGGCCCATCAGAAATGGTGAAGCGCAACTATATATTCGATTCCATCAAATCGGTTTTCCAGCTTTATGGTTACCTGCCCATTGAAACTCCGGCCATGGAAAACCTCGACACCCTGCTGGGCAAATACGGCGAAGAAGGTGATAAATTGCTCTTTAAAATTCTCAATTCGGGCGATTACCTGAAATCGACCACTGATGTGGATTTCGAAAAAAAAGAACTCAATGCACTTGCCCTGAAATTGTGCGAAAAAGGTTTGCGCTACGACCTTACCGTACCTTTTGCGCGTTTTGTGGTGCAACACCAAAACGAGATTACCTTTCCGTTTAAACGTTACCAGATTCAACCCGTATGGCGTGCCGACAGGCCCCAGAAAGGGCGTTACCGCGAATTTTACCAATGCGATGCCGATGTAATCGGGAGCGACTCGCTTTTAAACGAGGTGGAACTTATATCGATTATCGATACGGTATTTAACCGCCTGGGAATTTCCACTACTATAAAAGTAAATAACCGCAAGATTTTAGCCGGTATTGCCGAATATCTTCAGGCCAATCACCTGCTTACCGACATTACCGTGGCCATCGACAAAATCGATAAAATTGGACTGGAAGCCGTGAATGCCGAACTCGAAAGCAAAGGCCTTTCCGGCGATGTAATCAGAAAATTAAGACCGGTGCTGTTGCTCAAAGGAAGCAACCAGGAAAAACTCGCTCAGCTTCACACCATTTTATCCGGTTCCGAAACTGGCCTGCAGGGCATTGAAGAAGTCAATACCCTATTTTCGTTTTTGAGTCACGCACCTGTAAAAACACCTATAGAGCTCGACCTTACCCTTGCACGTGGGCTCAATTATTATACCGGGGCTATTTTCGAAGTAAAGGCCAACGACGTTGCCATTGGAAGCATCTGCGGTGGAGGTCGTTACGACGACCTTACCGGCATTTTCGGACTAAAAGATATTTCGGGCGTGGGCATTAGTTTTGGTGCCGACCGCATTTACGATGTCATGAACCAGCTCAATGGTTTTCCGGCTGAAACAGCAGCCGGCACTCGGATAATGCTGGTGAATTTTGGCGAAGCAGAACAGAATTATTGCCTGAAAGTACTAAAGCTCTTACGCGAATCGAATATCAGCGCCGAATTATACCCCGAAAGTGCCAAACTAAAGAAGCAGCTGTCGTATGCAAATGACAAACAAATACCCTGGGTTCTGCTGGCCGGACAAAAGGAGATAGAATCGGGCCGGCTGACCTTGAAAAATATGGCTCTTGGCGAACAATTTGAACTATCACTGAATGAAATTGTTAATAAGCTAGTGGCCGAAAGTTGA
- the bamA gene encoding outer membrane protein assembly factor BamA yields MLRFIYLLSLCFFGIAIFAQEEPGANLKIFDYSRPTEYVIAEIKVTGVQYLNPNHLIGISGLQRGQKITIPGTEIQDAINKYWRHGLFSDVQVYITKIEGENAFIEIKLVEQPRLNNLKITGLNKSETDDIKEKINLNRGVQLTDNVINNAVTIIKKHFVKKGYFNIEVKPRQVPDTTGDNRVNLWLEIEKKSKVKIDEIIFEGNDIFTTEKLRKAFKKTKQKSANVFKSTKYSEEDYKADKILLIDFYNESGYRDAKIVKEELITLSDKRIALKITIYEGSQYYIRSIRWIGNTIYPSELLSQALGVKEKQVYDKKLINDRLSVDEDAVSNLYLDNGYLFFTVTPYEVRIDNDSVDLEFRIREGEPANINKIIIKGNTKTNEHVIRRELYTRPGELFSKTDLIRSYREIANLGHFNPENIGLNPLPNPADGTVDIEYNLEERANDQLELSGGWGGGYGFVGSIGVRFTNMALDRALNFDEWRPVPTGNGQTLSLRAQSNLYYHGFNISFIEPWLGGRKPNSLSISFNYTIQKTQGSSVNQVAAGSFKTLGGSVGFGKRLKWPDDYFSVYTEFAYNLYRLKNYPYFALGDGDYNMLTIKGVLSRSSQDQMIYPRQGSSFSLGLEMTPPYSAFNGVDYANDSTISSYERYRNVEFHKWTFNAAWYTSIVGNLVLALKAEFGALGFYNEDLGYPIFEKFDMGGSGLSGYNLYGTDVVPLRGYEDNSLTPRKYDENSRTYIDNGNIYSRFYAELRYPITLNPSATLYGHVFIEGGNIWQQWDEVNPYSVKRAAGLGIRAFLPMFGLLGFDWAFGFDPIFDSSNGNVLYEPSGQFHFIIGQQL; encoded by the coding sequence ATGCTACGATTTATTTATCTCCTCTCATTGTGTTTTTTTGGTATAGCTATTTTTGCTCAGGAAGAACCTGGCGCAAATCTGAAGATTTTTGATTATAGCAGACCAACAGAGTATGTTATTGCCGAAATAAAGGTTACCGGTGTACAGTACCTCAATCCCAACCACCTTATTGGTATCTCCGGCTTACAGCGCGGACAAAAGATTACCATTCCAGGCACAGAAATTCAGGATGCCATTAACAAATACTGGCGACATGGACTTTTTTCCGATGTGCAGGTATATATCACCAAAATTGAAGGTGAAAATGCCTTTATAGAAATTAAACTTGTGGAACAACCCAGGCTTAATAACCTTAAAATTACAGGTTTAAACAAATCAGAAACCGACGACATCAAGGAAAAGATTAACCTTAACCGGGGTGTACAGTTAACCGACAATGTAATTAATAATGCGGTGACCATTATTAAGAAGCATTTTGTTAAGAAAGGTTATTTTAATATCGAGGTGAAACCCCGCCAGGTACCTGATACTACAGGCGATAACCGGGTAAACCTATGGCTCGAAATCGAAAAGAAATCGAAGGTTAAAATTGATGAAATTATTTTCGAAGGCAACGACATTTTTACTACAGAAAAGCTTCGAAAGGCATTTAAAAAGACCAAACAAAAAAGTGCCAATGTATTTAAAAGCACCAAATACAGCGAAGAAGATTATAAGGCAGATAAAATTTTGCTAATAGATTTTTATAACGAATCGGGTTACCGCGATGCAAAAATTGTGAAGGAAGAACTAATAACCCTCAGCGATAAGCGTATTGCTCTAAAAATTACAATTTACGAGGGAAGCCAGTATTATATCCGTTCCATTCGTTGGATTGGCAATACCATTTATCCGTCCGAACTACTTTCGCAGGCCTTGGGCGTGAAGGAAAAACAGGTTTATGACAAAAAACTCATTAACGACAGGCTTTCGGTAGATGAAGATGCTGTATCGAATCTTTACCTCGACAATGGCTATTTGTTTTTCACTGTCACTCCTTATGAGGTTAGAATCGACAACGATTCGGTCGACCTCGAATTCAGAATTAGAGAAGGTGAACCTGCCAACATCAATAAAATTATCATTAAAGGCAACACCAAAACCAACGAGCATGTAATACGGCGCGAATTGTACACACGCCCGGGAGAACTTTTTAGTAAAACCGACCTGATACGCTCTTATCGTGAGATTGCCAACCTGGGACATTTTAACCCCGAAAACATTGGACTTAATCCACTGCCCAATCCGGCAGATGGTACCGTGGATATTGAATACAACCTTGAAGAACGTGCCAACGACCAGCTCGAATTGTCCGGAGGCTGGGGCGGGGGCTACGGCTTTGTAGGTTCCATAGGTGTAAGGTTTACCAACATGGCGCTTGACCGCGCTCTGAACTTCGACGAATGGCGTCCGGTACCTACCGGAAACGGACAAACGCTATCGTTAAGGGCACAATCTAACCTCTATTACCATGGATTCAACATCTCTTTTATCGAACCCTGGCTCGGAGGACGCAAACCGAATTCTCTGAGTATCTCTTTTAACTACACAATTCAAAAAACCCAAGGCTCGTCGGTGAACCAGGTAGCTGCAGGAAGTTTTAAAACCCTGGGCGGGTCGGTGGGTTTTGGAAAAAGGTTAAAATGGCCCGACGACTATTTTAGCGTTTATACCGAATTTGCATACAATCTCTACAGATTAAAAAACTACCCCTATTTTGCCCTTGGCGATGGAGATTATAATATGCTCACCATAAAAGGAGTGCTTTCGCGCAGTTCGCAAGACCAGATGATTTATCCCCGCCAGGGATCGTCCTTCAGCTTAGGTTTGGAAATGACTCCACCTTACTCTGCCTTTAATGGGGTAGATTATGCAAACGATTCTACAATAAGCTCTTATGAGCGTTATCGTAATGTGGAATTTCATAAATGGACATTCAATGCCGCCTGGTACACTTCCATTGTGGGTAACCTGGTGTTGGCTTTAAAAGCCGAATTTGGTGCACTAGGATTTTATAACGAAGATCTTGGTTATCCTATTTTTGAGAAGTTTGATATGGGGGGTAGCGGTTTGTCGGGATACAACCTATATGGTACCGATGTGGTACCTTTAAGGGGCTATGAAGATAACTCACTTACGCCCAGAAAGTACGATGAAAACTCAAGAACGTATATTGACAACGGAAATATATACAGTCGCTTTTATGCCGAGTTGAGGTATCCGATTACACTCAATCCTTCTGCCACCCTTTACGGACATGTATTTATCGAAGGTGGAAATATCTGGCAACAGTGGGATGAAGTAAATCCATATTCAGTGAAGCGGGCTGCCGGATTGGGTATAAGGGCGTTTTTACCCATGTTCGGCTTACTAGGGTTTGATTGGGCTTTTGGTTTCGACCCAATATTCGATTCCAGTAACGGAAACGTGCTTTATGAGCCAAGCGGCCAATTCCATTTTATCATCGGCCAGCAACTTTAG
- a CDS encoding OmpH family outer membrane protein — MKRTLFLLLALTIGITLEAQKFAFVDTEYILNNIPNYKAAQDELDKQAAEWQTEVEARYQEIDKLYREYQAEKVLLTQEMRKKREEEIINSEREVKKLQNDYFGEEGLLFKKRQEKIKPIQDEVFNALKEISNESGYAIIFDSAGGPTVLYTNPRFDISDEVLIRLGYKN, encoded by the coding sequence ATGAAACGCACATTATTTTTACTGCTCGCACTAACAATAGGCATTACCCTCGAAGCACAAAAATTTGCTTTTGTCGATACCGAGTACATCTTAAACAATATACCCAATTACAAGGCAGCCCAGGATGAGCTTGACAAACAAGCCGCCGAATGGCAAACCGAGGTAGAAGCCAGGTACCAGGAAATTGATAAATTGTACCGCGAATACCAGGCCGAAAAAGTATTGCTGACTCAGGAGATGCGCAAGAAACGCGAAGAAGAGATTATCAATTCGGAGCGCGAAGTAAAAAAATTACAAAACGACTACTTTGGTGAAGAAGGCCTTTTGTTTAAAAAGCGTCAGGAAAAGATAAAACCTATACAAGATGAGGTTTTTAATGCACTGAAAGAAATATCGAATGAAAGTGGCTATGCCATAATTTTCGATTCGGCTGGTGGACCTACAGTATTGTATACCAATCCCCGCTTCGATATCAGCGACGAAGTGCTGATACGACTAGGTTATAAGAATTAA
- a CDS encoding isoprenyl transferase, whose protein sequence is MINKEELEKEKLPGHIAIIMDGNGRWARKKGNPRVFGHKNGVAAVRDTVEACAELGIQYLTLYAFSTENWNRPRTEVDALMTLLLTTINKETKTLLENNVQLLAIGDLSALPARVSRQLEEAIEKTRNNTGLRLVLALSYSARWEIVDAVKKIVEKANKGLIKASDVTNDLFARHLTTSEIPDPELLIRTSGETRISNFLLWQLAYCELYFTETLWPDFRREHLYKAIADFQCRERRFGKTSEQIIQGVNANS, encoded by the coding sequence ATGATAAATAAAGAAGAGCTTGAGAAGGAGAAATTGCCGGGCCATATAGCCATTATTATGGATGGCAATGGTAGGTGGGCACGCAAAAAAGGAAATCCACGGGTTTTTGGCCACAAAAATGGAGTAGCTGCTGTACGCGATACGGTAGAGGCTTGTGCCGAATTAGGTATCCAATACCTGACTTTATATGCCTTTTCAACAGAAAACTGGAACCGTCCCCGAACAGAAGTCGATGCACTCATGACCTTGTTGCTGACTACAATTAATAAAGAAACCAAGACCTTGCTTGAAAATAATGTTCAGTTGTTGGCCATTGGAGATTTAAGTGCGCTGCCTGCACGGGTATCCCGTCAACTGGAAGAGGCTATCGAAAAAACCAGGAACAACACTGGCTTAAGGCTCGTATTGGCGCTCAGTTACAGTGCACGTTGGGAAATTGTGGATGCAGTGAAGAAAATAGTCGAGAAAGCCAACAAGGGACTAATAAAAGCAAGCGATGTGACCAACGATTTATTTGCCAGACATCTTACAACCTCAGAAATCCCCGACCCCGAGCTGCTTATCCGCACAAGCGGCGAAACACGCATCAGTAACTTTTTATTGTGGCAACTTGCTTATTGCGAATTGTATTTCACTGAAACCCTCTGGCCCGATTTCAGAAGAGAGCATCTTTATAAAGCCATTGCCGATTTTCAATGCCGCGAGCGTCGTTTTGGAAAGACCAGCGAACAAATTATTCAGGGTGTTAATGCAAACAGTTAA